Proteins encoded by one window of Xiphias gladius isolate SHS-SW01 ecotype Sanya breed wild chromosome 15, ASM1685928v1, whole genome shotgun sequence:
- the pvalb7 gene encoding parvalbumin-7 — MPMTDLLKAEEIKKALDAFAAETFDPKKFFEMVGMRAMSAENVKKVFQVLDVDGSGFIEEEELKYVLKGFSKEGRDLTDAETKAFLKAADKDGDGKIGIDEFEAMVHE; from the exons ATGCCGATGACAGATCTGTTGAAAGCCGAGGAGATCAAGAAAGCTCTTGACGCCTTCGCAG CAGAAACATTCGATCCCAAAAAGTTCTTTGAAATGGTGGGAATGAGGGCCATGTCGGCCGAAAACGTCAAGAAGGTCTTCCAGGTTCTGGATGTGGACGGTAGCGGATtcatagaggaggaggagctcaa GTATGTACTGAAGGGCTTTTCCAAGGAGGGCAGAGATCTGACTGACGCCGAGACAAAAGCATTCCTCAAAGCAGCGGACAAAGATGGAGACGGCAAGATCGGCATTGACG agttTGAGGCCATGGTGCATGAGTAG